In Aerococcus loyolae, a genomic segment contains:
- the yaaA gene encoding peroxide stress protein YaaA, translating to MKIIFSPAKEMSLDHPLASDWQLNSKSQAVVQALQSLSPEAVANTLKVKDKLLATNLAYIQAFDQERTYPAIRLYHGLAYRQLDLDLSDASIKTYLKDQVRILSALYGPIPATQPIKAYRLDLSMPLKVAGQSLRKFWQGAFDQAFEPGETVLNLASQEFASLLDPDRYDWIDVDFYQVKDGKRKQHSTTAKKGRGQLLNYLINHQVTDLSQVKAFNEAGYRYLAQESNAHHLTFIKKA from the coding sequence ATGAAAATTATTTTCTCACCCGCAAAAGAAATGAGCCTCGATCATCCCTTAGCAAGCGATTGGCAGCTAAATTCTAAAAGTCAAGCAGTGGTCCAGGCACTTCAATCACTGAGCCCTGAAGCAGTGGCGAATACCTTGAAGGTAAAGGACAAACTCTTAGCGACCAACTTAGCTTACATCCAGGCTTTTGACCAAGAGCGTACCTATCCGGCCATTCGCCTCTACCACGGTTTGGCTTACCGACAGCTGGACTTGGACTTAAGCGACGCCAGTATTAAGACCTATCTGAAAGACCAGGTGCGGATTTTGTCTGCCCTCTATGGGCCCATCCCTGCGACCCAGCCCATTAAGGCCTACCGTTTGGACTTATCCATGCCCTTGAAAGTGGCAGGCCAGTCGTTAAGGAAGTTTTGGCAGGGGGCTTTTGATCAAGCCTTTGAACCGGGAGAGACCGTTCTTAATCTAGCCAGCCAGGAATTTGCCAGCCTGCTCGATCCCGACCGCTATGACTGGATCGATGTGGATTTTTACCAAGTGAAGGATGGTAAGCGTAAACAGCATTCCACGACTGCTAAAAAGGGCCGGGGGCAATTACTTAATTACCTCATCAACCATCAAGTGACTGATCTCAGCCAGGTGAAGGCATTTAATGAGGCAGGTTACCGCTACCTGGCCCAAGAATCAAACGCCCACCACTTGACCTTTATAAAAAAGGCTTGA
- a CDS encoding lipocalin-like domain-containing protein yields MSMRDQLIGTWRLLSYETEKDGEKVYPFGEDAKGFIMYNPDGYMSAQLSKVGRTPYESGDIHTGTTEEMAEAAHGYMAYSGRFEVDEEKGEVTHHMDVSMNPTWEGQAQPRVGQIDGKILSIYNGLHPEDQLKWERVEPHQ; encoded by the coding sequence ATGTCAATGCGTGATCAATTAATCGGTACCTGGCGTTTGCTTTCTTACGAAACTGAAAAAGACGGCGAAAAAGTTTATCCTTTCGGCGAAGACGCTAAGGGCTTTATTATGTACAATCCTGATGGCTACATGTCAGCTCAATTATCCAAAGTGGGTCGGACCCCATATGAATCTGGAGACATCCACACGGGAACTACCGAAGAAATGGCTGAAGCAGCCCACGGTTACATGGCCTACTCAGGTCGTTTTGAAGTGGACGAAGAAAAAGGGGAAGTCACCCACCACATGGACGTTTCCATGAACCCTACTTGGGAAGGCCAAGCCCAACCCCGGGTCGGTCAAATTGACGGCAAGATCTTATCGATCTATAACGGCCTCCACCCCGAAGACCAACTCAAATGGGAACGCGTAGAACCCCATCAATAA
- a CDS encoding SDR family NAD(P)-dependent oxidoreductase, whose amino-acid sequence MANTNRVVVVTGGGSGIGLAIAKSFAENGDKVAILGRTKEKLDKAAEGNDNLYGFPCDIQVEDEVKATTEAIAKELGDIDVLVNNAGLQRIHSVEDFPLSDWDQVIGTILTGTFLMTKYSLPYMTKNEWGRVITISSGHGRRPDKYKSAYVAAKHGQIGFTNTVAMEYAQAGITANSILPGATNTDLIQNQLGDLAEKDGTSKQEALETHILGAQWMKELIEPEEIGALAVFLASDGAAKITGEAIGITGGE is encoded by the coding sequence ATGGCAAATACCAATCGTGTTGTTGTAGTCACTGGTGGCGGGTCAGGGATTGGTCTCGCTATCGCTAAAAGTTTTGCAGAAAACGGAGATAAGGTGGCTATTCTCGGTCGGACTAAGGAAAAATTAGACAAGGCTGCTGAAGGGAATGACAATCTTTACGGTTTCCCTTGTGACATCCAAGTCGAAGACGAAGTCAAAGCAACGACCGAAGCCATCGCCAAAGAACTCGGTGACATTGACGTCTTAGTCAATAATGCAGGTTTGCAAAGAATTCATTCCGTGGAAGACTTCCCCCTATCTGACTGGGACCAAGTGATCGGTACCATCTTAACCGGGACCTTCCTCATGACCAAGTACTCCCTCCCCTACATGACCAAAAATGAATGGGGCCGGGTGATTACCATTTCTTCTGGACATGGTCGTCGTCCCGATAAATACAAGTCAGCTTATGTAGCGGCTAAACACGGCCAAATCGGCTTCACTAATACTGTCGCTATGGAATATGCCCAGGCCGGCATTACCGCTAACTCCATTCTCCCAGGGGCTACCAATACTGATTTAATCCAAAATCAATTAGGTGACCTGGCCGAAAAAGACGGGACTTCTAAACAAGAAGCCCTGGAAACCCATATCTTAGGCGCTCAATGGATGAAAGAACTCATTGAACCCGAAGAAATCGGTGCCTTAGCCGTCTTCCTAGCTTCTGACGGGGCTGCGAAGATTACCGGCGAAGCGATCGGGATCACCGGTGGCGAATAG
- a CDS encoding type I toxin-antitoxin system Fst family toxin: protein MKPGNPLFIAPLLVRIVIELFRFWLETRDDD, encoded by the coding sequence TTGAAGCCTGGCAACCCCCTATTTATCGCTCCACTATTAGTGAGAATAGTGATTGAGCTGTTCCGTTTCTGGCTAGAGACACGAGACGATGATTAG
- a CDS encoding Mbeg1-like protein, translating to MRILDYLQAKQDQSFTDLALNEVDIAALTELSNLPLAGLLTNNLSGEKYIDLATLYQALLDQDYSYQGLWEWIMAGRYQVLEAMANSQRYQDIRLYGFVSQLNREAVLQFAGLVVEVPDHFKIIAFRGTDDHLVGWRENFKLAYQKAMPSQKAATDYLRQVLDYSVDSEEKLIVSGHSKGGNLAIVAAIQQEKSYQDRLTAVYAFDSPGIHRETLAQENFHRLQGRIHEYVPEDSLVGIILHAAVKPVVVKSSGISLMQHLMEMWQVEEDHFQRVQSTTPASQLAQATMNVWMQWQGQENIERFFFLVFELLSQTGIDSFKDIDQDFSGFIGNLYRGGKSLDRSTQRFLMSTLNDLVLIGRALKRRRRTSEDTYYPQSIKNEVLQQVSHWHQDHPWVSVLVGGALIFSGLVLLVKPSYDLSFLAGFFLLVIFISGLWDLRYFWTQPQSRLRGTYLLAAVLAFGLSGAGIYLGGRFLPIQVGVWMIGLSLIRIWQFYRIHTDHWDIPLSGILLSLVTFVMGILLISQPRLSTYLPLLLALAFILLGLVMVVSLIIYQRESKLYDFIDRWEEEK from the coding sequence ATGCGGATTCTTGATTACTTACAAGCTAAACAGGACCAAAGCTTTACTGATTTGGCCCTCAATGAAGTGGATATTGCGGCTCTAACTGAGTTAAGCAACCTGCCCCTGGCGGGACTCTTAACTAATAACCTATCCGGAGAAAAATATATTGATCTAGCTACCCTCTACCAGGCCTTATTGGATCAAGACTATTCCTATCAGGGCTTGTGGGAGTGGATCATGGCGGGGCGCTATCAAGTCTTGGAAGCTATGGCTAATAGTCAGCGTTACCAAGACATTCGTCTTTATGGTTTTGTTTCCCAGTTAAATCGGGAGGCTGTCCTCCAATTTGCAGGCTTGGTGGTAGAAGTGCCTGATCATTTTAAAATAATCGCCTTTCGGGGCACAGATGACCACCTCGTCGGCTGGCGGGAGAACTTCAAACTGGCCTATCAAAAAGCCATGCCTTCGCAAAAGGCAGCAACAGATTACCTCCGCCAAGTTTTGGATTATTCAGTCGACTCAGAAGAAAAACTTATCGTTTCTGGTCATTCTAAGGGAGGCAATTTGGCTATTGTCGCTGCTATCCAACAAGAAAAATCCTACCAGGACCGCTTGACGGCGGTCTACGCCTTTGATTCGCCAGGTATCCACCGAGAGACCTTGGCGCAGGAAAACTTCCATCGCCTGCAAGGGCGGATCCATGAATATGTACCGGAGGACTCCTTAGTGGGCATTATTCTCCATGCGGCGGTTAAGCCAGTGGTGGTGAAAAGTTCGGGAATTTCTCTTATGCAACACTTGATGGAGATGTGGCAGGTGGAGGAGGACCATTTTCAACGTGTTCAAAGCACGACCCCGGCCAGCCAGTTGGCCCAAGCCACCATGAATGTCTGGATGCAGTGGCAGGGTCAAGAAAATATTGAGCGCTTCTTCTTCCTCGTTTTTGAACTCTTGAGTCAAACCGGTATCGATAGTTTCAAGGATATTGACCAGGATTTCTCGGGCTTCATCGGTAATTTGTACCGGGGAGGCAAGTCTTTAGACCGGTCGACCCAGCGTTTTCTGATGTCGACCTTGAATGATTTAGTTTTGATTGGGCGGGCCTTGAAGCGTAGGAGACGGACCAGTGAGGATACTTACTATCCCCAATCCATCAAAAATGAAGTCCTCCAACAAGTCAGCCACTGGCACCAAGACCACCCCTGGGTGAGTGTCCTGGTGGGGGGAGCTTTAATCTTTTCGGGGCTGGTTCTTTTAGTCAAGCCCAGCTATGATTTGAGCTTCCTGGCAGGTTTTTTCCTGTTAGTCATCTTTATTTCCGGACTCTGGGACTTGCGCTACTTTTGGACCCAGCCTCAATCACGCTTGCGGGGAACTTATTTATTAGCAGCCGTTTTGGCCTTTGGGTTATCAGGGGCAGGCATCTATCTGGGCGGTCGTTTCCTTCCTATTCAAGTGGGCGTGTGGATGATTGGCTTGAGTCTGATCCGGATCTGGCAATTTTATCGGATTCATACGGATCATTGGGACATTCCCCTGAGCGGGATCTTGCTCTCCCTAGTCACTTTTGTCATGGGAATCCTGCTTATCAGCCAGCCCCGCCTATCTACCTACCTTCCCCTTCTCCTGGCCTTAGCTTTTATCCTCTTGGGCTTAGTGATGGTGGTGTCATTAATCATCTACCAACGGGAAAGTAAACTCTATGACTTTATCGACCGCTGGGAAGAAGAGAAGTAG
- a CDS encoding class I SAM-dependent rRNA methyltransferase, translated as MRTLTLRKRASQAARAGRLLLKEDDFIQPVHFEEGDLVQIKDHQGDFLALAYLARQHKGIGWIYSYDRQTSWGQDFFQELFQRAKDKRQALFYDDLTTAFRVFNGEGDGLGGLTVDYYAGYLLLQWYSLGIYQNKAAIIAALAAVYPEALAMEGKNRFKSQQVPHKNELLWGQATNQPVLIKENGINYVTRLSDGWMTGIFLDQRRVRDYLMSRLALGKRVLNTFSYTGAFSLAAAMGGALSTTSVDLANRTRELTAEQFEANGIDLGDNHKVYVMDTFDYFAYANRHDLTYDVIVMDPPSFARNGKQVFKVTEQYPQLVQDALAILSPGGYLICSTNAANYSPKTFQADILKGAQAGNEVLELVESFHLPEDFPVPPKSPESDYLKVRIYQKQ; from the coding sequence ATGCGAACACTCACTCTTAGAAAACGCGCCAGCCAAGCAGCACGCGCGGGACGCTTATTATTGAAAGAAGATGATTTTATTCAGCCGGTTCACTTTGAAGAGGGCGACTTGGTCCAAATCAAAGACCATCAAGGCGACTTTCTAGCCTTGGCCTACCTGGCCCGGCAGCATAAAGGGATCGGCTGGATCTATAGTTATGACCGCCAGACGAGCTGGGGGCAAGACTTTTTTCAAGAACTCTTTCAAAGGGCTAAGGATAAACGCCAGGCCCTCTTTTATGATGACTTGACCACGGCCTTTCGGGTTTTTAATGGCGAGGGGGACGGTTTAGGAGGCCTGACGGTGGACTACTATGCCGGTTATCTGCTTTTGCAATGGTATTCTTTAGGAATTTACCAAAATAAAGCGGCCATCATTGCTGCCTTAGCAGCGGTCTACCCTGAAGCCCTAGCCATGGAAGGGAAAAACCGTTTCAAAAGCCAGCAAGTTCCCCATAAAAACGAATTACTCTGGGGACAAGCCACTAATCAACCGGTCTTGATCAAAGAAAACGGGATCAATTATGTCACCCGGCTTTCAGATGGCTGGATGACCGGGATCTTCCTCGACCAAAGAAGGGTTCGTGATTATTTAATGTCGCGTCTGGCCCTGGGAAAGCGGGTCCTTAATACTTTTTCCTATACGGGGGCCTTTTCTTTGGCCGCAGCTATGGGAGGGGCCTTGTCGACGACCTCAGTGGACCTGGCCAACCGGACCAGGGAATTGACCGCTGAACAGTTTGAAGCCAATGGCATTGACTTGGGTGATAATCATAAGGTTTATGTTATGGATACCTTTGACTATTTTGCCTATGCCAACCGTCATGACCTGACTTATGATGTGATCGTGATGGACCCGCCTAGTTTCGCCCGGAATGGTAAGCAGGTCTTCAAGGTGACCGAACAATACCCCCAATTGGTTCAGGATGCGCTGGCCATTCTCAGCCCCGGCGGCTACCTCATCTGCTCGACCAATGCCGCTAACTATTCGCCTAAGACTTTTCAAGCGGATATCTTAAAGGGGGCCCAGGCTGGAAATGAAGTGCTAGAACTGGTGGAGAGCTTTCACTTACCAGAAGATTTTCCCGTACCGCCCAAAAGTCCTGAGAGCGATTATTTAAAAGTTAGAATCTATCAAAAGCAGTGA
- a CDS encoding VanZ family protein gives MIFLGPLYQLLADLLADRVNHFPLIRLLIFSLDKTILYTLVFIGLSALFSYFKKHRQPQWRLDWSKYGHVLALFIYLVLLLHLTVLRYDWQWWHLSLVPGLSLRDFHWLPLVDTIKLAYGDSSFSYWYNFFGNVLWFIPFGWLLAYFYRGKKRFFRVLLLGMSFSFMIECGQLFLGTGLGHIDDVIFNSMGVVIGHFAYDCKQFFLMKHESR, from the coding sequence ATGATTTTTCTCGGCCCACTTTATCAGTTACTCGCTGACTTACTGGCGGACCGGGTGAACCATTTTCCCCTGATCCGCCTCTTAATTTTTTCCCTGGATAAAACCATTCTTTATACTTTAGTCTTTATTGGCCTGTCTGCGCTCTTTAGCTATTTCAAAAAGCATCGCCAACCCCAGTGGCGCTTGGATTGGTCCAAGTATGGCCATGTTTTAGCGCTTTTTATTTACTTGGTTCTCCTCCTCCACCTCACGGTCTTGCGCTACGACTGGCAATGGTGGCACTTGTCCCTGGTTCCTGGCCTTAGCTTGAGGGACTTTCATTGGCTGCCCTTGGTAGATACCATCAAACTGGCCTATGGGGATTCGAGTTTTTCTTATTGGTATAACTTTTTTGGCAATGTCCTTTGGTTTATTCCCTTTGGTTGGTTGCTGGCTTATTTCTACCGTGGCAAGAAGCGTTTCTTCCGCGTCCTCCTATTGGGGATGAGTTTTTCCTTTATGATTGAATGTGGCCAACTCTTTTTAGGGACAGGCCTTGGGCATATTGATGACGTGATTTTTAATAGTATGGGCGTGGTGATTGGCCATTTTGCCTATGACTGTAAACAGTTCTTCCTAATGAAACATGAAAGCAGGTAA
- a CDS encoding sensor histidine kinase, with product MRYLYQQLASFAILVLVTVCGLSFTFFRYTESQIYQQVFDDLETVYSEIQGRQVSREMLEEAQNWFEDSFQIKIFWYNADNQRIYPQSLTDKDNGDYANQGLPPKDIALMKEKGRLGLFDYDLGFTGDSPDAYAIAVPLEDGETGAYSGYLVIGQAAGGIRQTINKLKMNIFQGVAISVVAAVILAIMMARYQTQRINRLRQATRAVTQGHYLQIPSAHRDELDDLADDFNDMTASLAESEVEISRQEQMRHQLIMDIAHELRTPLTTMNGLLEGLRYHVFPKDKEERSLELLHKETQRLIRLVNDNLDYEKIRAHEIVLNRVTFSVKKVLGEIVIQAKELTAKKDDRIVLHCPDQLTVYADMDRFRQIIFNLVHNAIQFTESGTITIDADLGEDQWTTIRVRDTGIGMSESDLANIWERFYKVDQSRKASAYGESGLGLSIVKQLMKVHQADIRVTSEVGKGTQFTLRFPPESQVQADEAAADSENSED from the coding sequence TTGCGTTATTTATACCAACAATTAGCTTCCTTTGCGATTTTGGTTTTGGTGACGGTCTGCGGGCTTTCCTTTACTTTTTTTCGTTATACGGAGAGTCAGATCTACCAACAGGTATTTGATGATTTAGAGACCGTCTATTCTGAGATACAGGGCCGGCAGGTCTCCCGGGAGATGCTGGAGGAAGCCCAAAATTGGTTTGAGGATTCCTTTCAAATTAAAATATTCTGGTATAACGCGGATAACCAGCGTATCTATCCCCAGTCCTTAACGGATAAGGATAATGGCGACTATGCTAATCAGGGTTTGCCCCCAAAGGACATTGCCTTGATGAAAGAAAAAGGCCGCTTGGGCTTATTTGACTACGACTTGGGATTTACCGGAGATAGTCCTGATGCCTATGCCATTGCAGTTCCCTTAGAAGACGGAGAAACGGGCGCCTATTCGGGCTACTTGGTGATTGGCCAGGCGGCTGGTGGGATTCGTCAAACCATCAATAAATTAAAGATGAATATCTTCCAGGGCGTGGCGATCTCAGTAGTGGCAGCGGTGATCTTAGCCATTATGATGGCCCGCTACCAAACCCAGCGGATCAACCGTTTGCGCCAGGCCACCCGGGCCGTTACCCAGGGCCATTACCTGCAAATTCCCTCCGCCCACCGTGATGAATTAGATGACTTGGCGGATGACTTTAACGATATGACGGCATCTTTGGCTGAATCCGAAGTGGAAATTAGTCGCCAAGAGCAGATGCGCCACCAATTGATTATGGATATTGCCCACGAATTACGGACGCCCCTGACAACCATGAACGGACTCTTGGAAGGCTTGCGCTACCATGTCTTCCCCAAGGACAAGGAAGAGCGCAGCTTGGAGCTCTTGCATAAGGAAACCCAGCGTTTAATCCGCTTAGTCAACGATAACTTAGACTATGAGAAAATTCGGGCCCATGAGATTGTCCTCAACCGGGTGACTTTTTCCGTTAAGAAAGTCTTAGGAGAAATTGTCATCCAGGCCAAGGAACTCACCGCCAAAAAAGACGACCGGATCGTCTTGCACTGTCCCGACCAGCTGACGGTCTATGCGGATATGGACCGCTTCCGGCAAATTATTTTTAACTTGGTCCACAACGCTATTCAATTTACCGAATCCGGGACCATCACGATCGACGCTGACTTAGGCGAAGACCAGTGGACCACGATCCGTGTCCGAGATACGGGGATTGGCATGTCTGAAAGTGACTTGGCTAATATTTGGGAACGTTTCTATAAGGTGGACCAATCACGCAAGGCCTCGGCTTACGGCGAATCTGGGCTGGGACTATCGATTGTTAAGCAACTGATGAAGGTCCACCAAGCAGATATCCGAGTAACTAGTGAAGTCGGTAAGGGGACCCAGTTTACCCTGCGCTTCCCTCCAGAAAGCCAAGTCCAGGCTGATGAAGCAGCTGCTGACTCGGAAAATAGTGAGGATTGA
- a CDS encoding response regulator transcription factor, translating into MKILMIEDNTSVAEMLSMFLDQEEGWESHFSYDGQEGYDYYKAHEDEIDIVILDLNLPSKDGISICQDIRKTNQEVIIIMLTARDSESDQVLGLGIGADDYITKPFSPLTLVAKMHALLRRRDANDKRESPEQEEKRLIKTKYLTIDTNTREASFHGEPITNLTPKEFDILALLASHPKQVFTRDHLLTSLWEDPFYGDERTVDAHIKKLRQKMEKNGPQVIRTVWGVGYKYDESGEK; encoded by the coding sequence GTGAAAATTTTGATGATTGAAGATAATACCAGTGTGGCAGAAATGCTGTCCATGTTCCTTGACCAAGAAGAGGGCTGGGAGAGTCACTTTTCCTATGATGGGCAGGAAGGTTACGACTATTACAAGGCCCATGAAGATGAGATTGATATTGTGATTTTAGACCTCAACCTGCCTTCTAAAGATGGCATTAGTATTTGCCAAGATATCCGCAAGACCAACCAAGAGGTCATTATTATCATGCTGACGGCACGCGATAGTGAGAGTGACCAAGTGTTGGGGTTGGGGATTGGGGCGGATGACTATATTACCAAACCCTTCAGCCCCTTGACCCTGGTAGCTAAGATGCACGCTCTCTTAAGGCGGCGGGATGCCAATGACAAGCGGGAGAGCCCAGAACAAGAAGAGAAGCGTCTGATTAAGACCAAGTATTTAACGATTGATACCAACACCCGGGAGGCTTCCTTCCACGGTGAGCCTATCACTAACCTTACCCCCAAGGAATTTGATATTTTAGCCCTTTTGGCTTCTCACCCCAAGCAGGTCTTTACCCGCGACCATCTCTTGACGAGTTTGTGGGAAGACCCTTTTTACGGGGATGAACGCACAGTGGATGCCCATATCAAAAAGCTCCGTCAAAAGATGGAAAAGAATGGCCCCCAAGTCATCCGCACCGTCTGGGGCGTGGGCTACAAGTACGATGAAAGTGGGGAGAAATAA
- a CDS encoding single-stranded DNA-binding protein has translation MNQVQLIGRLARDIELNQTENKHQVLNNALAVNRFVAGEKQTDFIPITAWNATAQLIDKYLDKGDEMGIVGNLHMNHYTNKDQIEVYQLEVIVREVFFLRKKQGDQAVQDINIEVTKL, from the coding sequence ATGAACCAAGTCCAACTAATTGGCCGCTTAGCCCGGGACATTGAACTCAACCAAACCGAAAATAAACACCAGGTCCTAAACAATGCCTTGGCTGTCAACCGTTTTGTGGCAGGAGAAAAGCAGACCGATTTTATTCCGATTACCGCCTGGAATGCAACCGCCCAACTCATCGATAAATACCTCGATAAGGGCGATGAAATGGGTATCGTTGGTAACTTACACATGAACCACTATACCAATAAAGACCAAATAGAAGTTTACCAATTGGAAGTTATCGTCCGCGAAGTCTTCTTCTTACGTAAGAAACAAGGCGATCAAGCCGTCCAAGATATTAACATTGAAGTCACTAAGCTATAA
- the whiA gene encoding DNA-binding protein WhiA, translating into MVSFAASVKKELTQLQLDQEEARAELSAIIRMNGALQIVEGELSLNIQTENAAITQRIYTLLKTYFQVHGEILVRKKMKLKKNNVYIVRVKQAVDLLLDQLGILGDSSILETVPSAIIMNDSTRRAYLRGAFLAGGSVNNPETSSYHLEIYSSHESHALQLADLMNLYHMNARTTNRRKGVITYLKEAEKISDFLALLGASSAILRFENVRVTRDMRNSVNRMVNCENANMNKTIDAAAKQIASIQHIQNTIGLDKLPEKLQEVAQARLDNPSATIKELGELLPSGPVSKSGINHRLRRLNQYAENI; encoded by the coding sequence GTGGTTTCTTTTGCTGCTAGTGTCAAGAAAGAACTGACCCAGTTACAGCTTGACCAAGAGGAAGCGCGTGCAGAACTATCCGCCATTATTCGTATGAACGGTGCTTTGCAGATCGTTGAAGGCGAACTCTCACTGAACATTCAAACGGAAAATGCTGCTATTACTCAAAGAATTTATACCCTCTTAAAAACTTACTTCCAGGTCCATGGGGAAATCTTGGTCCGTAAGAAGATGAAGTTAAAGAAAAATAATGTGTATATCGTCCGGGTCAAACAAGCCGTTGACCTGCTCTTAGATCAATTGGGGATCTTAGGAGACTCCAGTATCTTGGAGACTGTCCCCAGTGCTATCATTATGAATGACTCCACTCGCAGGGCCTATTTAAGGGGGGCTTTTCTCGCTGGGGGATCAGTGAATAATCCGGAAACATCTTCCTATCATTTGGAGATCTATTCCAGTCATGAAAGCCATGCCTTGCAACTGGCTGATTTAATGAATCTCTATCATATGAATGCTCGGACTACTAACCGGCGTAAGGGGGTCATCACCTATCTCAAAGAAGCTGAGAAAATTTCTGACTTCTTAGCCTTACTTGGGGCAAGCAGTGCCATCTTGCGCTTTGAAAATGTCCGGGTTACCCGCGATATGCGCAATTCGGTCAACCGCATGGTGAACTGTGAGAACGCCAATATGAATAAAACCATCGATGCGGCTGCCAAGCAGATCGCAAGCATCCAGCACATTCAAAACACCATTGGCCTGGATAAATTGCCGGAAAAACTCCAAGAAGTCGCCCAAGCCCGCCTAGATAATCCCTCGGCGACTATTAAGGAACTCGGCGAACTTCTCCCCTCCGGTCCCGTCTCCAAGTCCGGTATCAACCACCGCCTAAGAAGACTCAACCAATACGCGGAAAACATATGA
- a CDS encoding gluconeogenesis factor YvcK family protein, with protein sequence MSESRNYYPKITVIGGGTGLPILLSGLKSANCDLTAVVTVADDGGSSGKLRSALNTIPPGDLRNCLVALSDTNSLYKDVFQYRFAPEDQEFSGHAIGNLIIAALTEMRGSIYSALKLLSVTMAVKGRVLPACEEPLILQAHYQEGDMIEGETTIVEEKRPIQSIAVRLANQEAKDQSVKAGRGVVEAIMGADMVVLGPGSLYTSILPNIVIPEIRQALQETSATVVYICNIMTQLGETEGFSDADHLRVVNDHLGGHYVDACLLNRTTVPYEYIENNEVLDYLVQVSHDRQGLKDQGAEIIGWDFLNLKASGVYHDKDKLVQALIQVYRDHHH encoded by the coding sequence ATGAGTGAGTCAAGGAACTATTATCCTAAAATTACTGTCATCGGCGGAGGAACCGGACTACCCATTCTCTTGTCCGGTTTGAAGAGCGCCAACTGCGATTTGACTGCCGTGGTGACAGTGGCCGATGACGGCGGCTCTTCGGGCAAATTGCGGTCGGCCTTGAACACCATCCCACCGGGGGACCTGCGCAACTGCCTGGTCGCCTTGTCGGATACCAATAGCCTCTATAAGGATGTCTTCCAATACCGCTTTGCCCCTGAAGACCAGGAATTCTCAGGGCATGCTATCGGCAACCTGATCATTGCGGCCCTGACGGAAATGCGGGGGAGTATTTATTCTGCCTTGAAATTATTATCAGTGACTATGGCGGTCAAGGGGAGGGTCCTACCTGCCTGTGAAGAACCGCTCATCTTACAAGCCCACTACCAAGAGGGCGATATGATTGAAGGGGAGACCACCATTGTTGAGGAAAAACGTCCCATCCAGTCCATCGCTGTCCGCCTGGCTAACCAAGAAGCTAAAGACCAAAGCGTGAAAGCAGGGCGGGGCGTGGTGGAAGCCATTATGGGGGCAGATATGGTAGTTTTAGGACCTGGTTCCCTTTATACATCGATTTTACCCAATATTGTTATTCCAGAAATCCGTCAGGCCCTCCAAGAGACCTCGGCCACGGTAGTTTATATCTGTAATATTATGACCCAGCTGGGGGAGACAGAAGGCTTCTCCGATGCTGACCATTTACGGGTGGTTAACGATCATTTAGGAGGCCATTATGTCGATGCCTGTCTATTGAACCGGACGACTGTCCCTTATGAATACATTGAAAACAATGAGGTCCTCGATTATCTGGTCCAAGTCAGCCACGACCGGCAAGGCTTGAAAGACCAGGGGGCTGAAATTATCGGTTGGGATTTCTTGAACCTTAAGGCTTCAGGGGTCTATCACGATAAGGATAAGCTGGTCCAAGCCCTGATCCAGGTTTACCGCGACCATCATCACTAA